Proteins from one Gossypium raimondii isolate GPD5lz chromosome 8, ASM2569854v1, whole genome shotgun sequence genomic window:
- the LOC105792232 gene encoding short-chain dehydrogenase TIC 32, chloroplastic: protein MRYSNYFAGHFLLTNLLLDTMKLTARESKREGRIVNLSSKGHRIVYGEGNPFDHINDESGHFPRFAYGQSKLANILHANELSRRLKDEGVEITTNSLHPGSIIMTDLMRHHGLIKSNPSNHIRFSGCFCLLKIFVYWKSKGLNHFFGLELGNFFHIGALTLFWSKLGLRTWQLFPG, encoded by the exons ATGAGATATAGCAACTATTTTGCAGGTCATTTTCTTCTAACAAACCTTTTGTTGGATACTATGAAACTCACCGCACGTGAAAGTAAAAGAGAAGGGAGGATTGTTAATTTATCTTCAAAAGGTCACCGGATTGTGTATGGTGAGGGAAATCCCTTTGATCACATCAATGATGAATCAGG ACACTTCCCTCGGTTTGCTTATGGACAATCAAAGCTCGCTAACATATTGCATGCTAATGAGCTTTCAAGGCGTCTAAAG GACGAGGGAGTGGAGATTACAACAAATTCACTTCATCCTGGATCAATTATTATGACCGATCTTATGCGCCACCACGGTCTTATTAAGAGTAATCCTTCAAATCATATAAGATTTAGTGGATGTTTTTGCCTTTTAAAGATCTTTGTATATTGGAAATCGAAAGGGTTAAATCACTTTTTTGGACTTGAACTTGGCAACTTTTTTCACATTGGGGCCTTAACTCTTTTTTGGTCCAAGTTAGGCCTTAGAACTTGGCAATTGTTCCCAGGTTGA